In Phlebotomus papatasi isolate M1 chromosome 1, Ppap_2.1, whole genome shotgun sequence, the following proteins share a genomic window:
- the LOC129810114 gene encoding early endosome antigen 1-like, with amino-acid sequence MQKKLKFLEKLIEDTRKSERELEKKFDKNCQQMHLDKIVNSTCSAIDEIKKIMCPCEDQDYEGDIEDSDEEVAKVNDAPSVEYLNKLLCELQEISLLARESKYYCDQLKNNLEERVNEILSIKLSTGCIEPERVDQGMQTDKFFNEDFKSRSVKKEKSSSLEGKFAQEDHFSLMSSVQEDLTSFQDRDSWVLEKKKFEDKSISVKIPDTPKETSDKSTETVLLEHQSVECQADLDESQAEMLSQVVQQTLDETLTNIASQSITSISQEESKNMEMIKKQENLIDELNRELIIKDSELYELQIQFADIKKINNQSKETLSKVEKENVALKSKIKELNEKIKNDNLRTEEENEVLKMNIKELNEKIHNDSLKFEEETEALKLQIKELSEKIKKEELKKIKKSPLKQFKSQGIDVQSLPYPELKIKSAEHPEDPQSSLSKATKIKYHSTEDSLSLSISQNFSANSINSANVQEDGQSSQKTLPAKKKSNSIISRRSSENSAKNSLASRESSMGVRPKVQKNKGKNSVSTKKLAESRKVASSDKIVSNPGIDQGNDREIGKDHASLLAEIDSMADDVENPNLKMIAWKIINTGFKSLGSEDLNLLHCQIVMAEFRKKPKTKVTTIHFKSTEVSCNSVTRNSLSRIGPLLERLHVCKLRAKDFQEKLLYRTLEKILTCE; translated from the exons ATGCAGAAGAAATTGAAGTTCTTAGAGAAACTCATTGAAGATACGCGAAAAAGTGAGAGAGAACTTGAAAAGAAGTTCGATAAGAACTGCCAGCAAATGCATCTCGATAAGATTGTCAATTCAACTTGCTCGGCAATCGATGAGATTAAGAAGATCATGTGTCCATGCGAGGATCAGGACTATGAGGGAGACATTGAAGATTCCGACGAGGAAGTCGCTAAAGTAAATGATGCTCCTTCTGTTGAGTACCTCAATAAATTGCTGTGTGAACTTCAAGAGATTTCCCTCCTGGCCAGAGAATCTAAATACTATTGCGATCAACTGAAGAATAATCTTGAAGAAcgagtaaatgaaattttgagcataAAACTTAGTACAGGATGTATTGAGCCTGAAAGAGTTGACCAAGGGATGCAAACTGATAAGTTTTTCAATGAGGATTTCAAATCAAGATCAGTAAAGAAGGAAAAGTCCTCATCATTAGAAGGCAAATTTGCCCAAGAAGATCATTTCAGCTTGATGAGCAGTGTTCAAGAAGATCTCACGAGCTTCCAAGACAGAGATTCCTGGGTCCTTGAGAAAAAGAAGTTTGAAGATAAATCTATTTCAGTGAAGATTCCGGATACTCCCAAAGAAACTTCTGATAAATCTACAGAAACTGTTCTTCTGGAACATCAATCCGTGGAATGTCAAGCTGATCTTGATGAATCCCAAGCGGAAATGCTCTCTCAAGTTGTTCAACAAACTTTGGATGAGACTCTGACAAATATCGCTTCACAGAGCATAACATCAATTTCCCAAGAAGAATCAAAGAATATGGAAATGATCAAGAAACAAGAAAATCTGATTGATGAGCTTAATAGagaattaataataaaagataGTGAATTGTATGAATTGCAGATACAATTTGCAGATATTAAGAAGATCAATAATCAAAGCAAAGAAACATTGTCCAAGGTGGAGAAGGAAAATGTAGCACTGAAGAGTAAGATTAAAGAACTgaatgagaaaattaaaaatgacaATTTAAGGACTGAGGAGGAAAATGAAGTGTTAAAGATGAACATCAAGGAACTAAATGAGAAGATTCATAATGATAGCCTCAAGTTTGAAGAAGAAACCGAAGCTTTAAAGCTCCAAATCAAGGAATTaagtgaaaaaattaagaaagaggAACTGAAAAAGATAAAGAAATCCCCTCTAAAACAGTTTAAATCACAAGGCATTGATGTTCAGTCTTTGCCGTATCCGGAACTCAAAATAAAGAGCGCAGAACACCCTGAAGATCCACAAAGCTCCCTCTCGAAAGCTACCAAAATAAAGTATCACAGCACTGAAGACTCCCTGAGCCTTTCAATTTCTCAAAACTTCTCTGCCAACTCCATCAATTCAGCGAATGTCCAAGAAGATGGACAGAGCTCACAGAAAACTCTTCCTGCAAAAAAGAAGTCCAATTCGATCATCAGTCGCAGATCTTCAGAGAACAGTGCTAAAAATTCACTGGCATCGAGGGAGAGTAGCATGGGAGTCAGGCCCAAGGTCCAGAAAAACAAAGGGAAGAACTCCGTATCTACAAAGAAACTTGCAGAATCAAGAAAAGTTGCTTCTTCTGATAAAATTGTGTCAAACCCAGGAATTGATCAAGGAAATGATCGGGAAATAGGGAAGGATCATGCAAGTCTTCTGGCTGAAATTGATTCAATGGCTGATGATGTTGAGAATCCCAATTTGAAGATGATTGCATGGAAAATCATCAATACTGGATTTAAG TCCCTCGGAAGCGAAGACCTCAATTTGCTGCACTGCCAGATTGTCATGGCTGAATTCCGGAAGAAACCCAAGACGAAAGTCACAACAATTCACTTCAAATCCACAGAAGTCTCCTGCAATTCCGTGACACGGAACAGCCTTTCACGAA TTGGTCCCCTCCTTGAACGAC
- the LOC129810159 gene encoding ribonuclease H1-like, protein MSMGNDGYVNCWTDGCCLGNGLFAGRGVFFGDNHQWNVWEKASGAPTNNIAEIQAARRAIEIAKRNGVRKLRIHCDSLQVIQAVQEWIPNWKRNGWRTTDGREVTNKRDYMDLDQALDRTIHVEWKHVAAHSGDYGNNQADRLARKGAELR, encoded by the exons ATGTCTATG GGAAATGATGGATACGTGAATTGCTGGACGGATGGCTGCTGCCTCGGCAATGGGCTTTTCGCAGGAAGGGGAGTCTTCTTCGGTGACAACCATCAATGGAATGTCTGGGAGAAGGCTTCTGGGGCCCCCACAAATAACATCGCAGAGATCCAGGCGGCTCGTCGTGCCATTGAGATCGCAAAGAGGAACGGAGTGAGGAAGCTGAGGATCCATTGTGACTCCCTTCAGGTCATTCAGGCTGTTCAGGAGTGGATTCCCAATTGGAAGAGGAATGGTTGGAGGACTACAGATGGTCGTGAGGTTACTAACAAGAGGGATTATATGGATCTGGACCAAGCGCTGGATCGCACCATTCATGTGGAATGG AAACATGTGGCAGCCCACAGTGGAGATTATGGGAATAACCAGGCGGATCGCTTGGCTAGGAAAGGAGCCGAATTGCGCTAA
- the LOC129810102 gene encoding cytoplasmic FMR1-interacting protein, with protein sequence MTEKITLADALSNVEVLDELPLPDEQPCIEAQPCSVVYKANFDTNFEDRNGFVTGVAKYIEEATVHANLNVLLDEGQQHAVMLYTWRCCSRAIPQPKSNEQPNRVEIYEKTVEVLAPEVNKLLNFMYFQRKAIEAFCAEVKRLCHSEKRKDFVSEAYLLTLGKFINMFAVLDELKNMKSSVKNDYSTYRRAAQFLKVMSDSHTLQESQNLSMFLATQNKIRDAVRETLEKVNGYEDLMADVVNICVHMFETKMYMTPEEKHMLVKVMGFGLFLMDTEVCNVNKLDQKKKLRLDRIDRIFKNLEVVPLFGDMQIAPFNYIKRSKHFDPSKWPLSSSTAISPQADLMVHLPQIREDHVKYISELARYTNEVTTTVKDNTTDAENRATADLALRGLQLLSEWSSVVTELYSWKLLHPTDHHQNKECPVEAEEYERATRYNYTDEEKFALIEVIAMIKGLQVLMTRIETVLCEAIRRSIYAELQDFVQLTLREPLRKAVKNKKDLIRSIIMSVRESSADWQKGSESLDDPALKGKKDPDGGFKIAVPRLNVGPSSTQLYMVRTMLESLIADKSGGKRTLRKDIDGTCLMQIDQFHKNSFYWSYIINFSETLQKCCDLSQLWYREFYLEMTMGRKVNHCKVMHQHNEECNDLITMEKRIQFPIEMSMPWILTDHILRTKEPSMMEFVLYPLDLYNDSAHYALTVFRKQFLYDEVEAEVNLCFDQFVYKLSEQIFAHYKQLAGSMNLDKRFRVECEVLGFNFQSYPRNNRYETLLKQRHVQLLGRSIDLNKLITQRINADMHKSLELAISRFEATDITGIVELEGLIQVNRICHKLLSKYLALDDFESMVKEANHLVQAPYGRVTLHVFVELSYDFLANYCYNAATNRFVRCPQGIALVHPLQREKPQQMSHYYLWGSKQLNAAYSTQYGQYAGFVGAPHFHAMCRLLGYQGIAVVMDIILKDIVKPLIQGNLLQFTKTLMSAMPKTCKLPRFDYGSPGVLSYYHAHLIDIVQYPDAKTELFQLFREFGNSIIFCLLIEQALSQEEVCDLLHAAPFQNILPRPHCKDGEKPETKQKRLEIKYASLQIVSNVEKFGTAKQAMIAREGDLLTRERLCCGLSIFEVILGRVKSYLDDPVWMGPAPINGVMNIDECSEFHRLWSALQFVYCIPVADTEFTVEQLFGEGLNWAGCVMIVLLGQQRKFEALDFSYHILRVQRVDMKDETVKGISLKRLVDRIRRFQVLNSQIFAILNKYLKSGDNEGSTVEHVRCFPPPPHPSMMPASHYHDPNKIRH encoded by the exons ATGACGGAGAAAATAACGCTGGCAGACGCCCTGTCGAATGTGGAGGTGCTCGATGAGCTGCCACTCCCTGATGAGCAACCGTGCATTGAGGCTCAGCCATGTTCTGTGGTCTACAAGGCGAATTTTGACACGAACTTTGAGGATAGGAATGGCTTTGTGACGGGAGTGGCTAAGTATATTGAGGAAGCCACTGTCCATGCCAATTTGAATGTGTTGCTGGACGAAGGGCAGCAGCATGCAGTGATGCTGTATACCTGGCGATGTTGCTCCCGTGCCATTCCCCAGCCCAAGTCCAATGAGCAACCAAACAGAGTGGAAATTTATGAGAAAACCGTTGAGGTGCTTGCACCTGAAGTCAACAAATTGCTCAATTTCATGTACTTCCAGCGGAAAGCCATTGAGGCATTCTGTGCTGAAGTTAAGCGTCTCTGTCATTCGGAGAAACGGAAGGATTTTGTGTCTGAAGCATATCTCCTGACCCTTGGGAAGTTCATCAATATGTTTGCGGTTCTCGATGAGCTGAAGAATATGAAGTCGAGTGTGAAGAATGACTACAGCACTTATCGCCGGGCTGCTCAGTTTCTCAAAGTCATGTCAGACTCCCATACACTCCAGGAATCCCAGAATCTCTCCATGTTCCTGGCCACGCAGAACAAGATTCGCGATGCTGTCCGGGAGACGCTGGAGAAGGTGAATGGCTATGAGGATCTCATGGCTGATGTCGTGAATATCTGTGTCCATATGTTCGAGACGAAGATGTACATGACTCCCGAGGAGAAGCACATGTTGGTCAAAGTGATGGGCTTCGGGCTGTTCCTCATGGACACGGAAGTGTGCAATGTGAACAAGTTGGATCAGAAGAAGAAGCTCAGGCTCGATAGAATCGACAGGATCTTCAAGAATCTGGAAGTTGTTCCACTTTTTGGGGACATGCAGATTGCTCCCTTCAACTACATCAAGCGCAGCAAGCATTTTGACCCAAGCAAATGGCCTCTGTCCTCATCAACTGCCATCAGTCCTCAGGCTGACCTCATGGTGCATTTGCCGCAAATCCGCGAGGATCACGTCAAGTACATCTCCGAACTGGCCAGGTACACCAATGAAGTGACCACAACGGTCAAGGACAACACGACAGATGCAGAAAATCGAGCAACAGCTGACCTGGCTCTGCGTGGACTCCAGTTGCTCTCAGAGTGGAGCAGCGTGGTCACGGAGCTGTACTCATGGAAGTTGCTCCATCCAACTGATCATCACCAGAACAAAGAGTGCCCCGTGGAGGCTGAGGAATACGAAAGGGCCACACGCTACAATTACACGGATGAGGAGAAGTTTGCACTGATTGAAGTGATTGCCATGATCAAGGGGCTTCAGGTGCTAATGACACGCATCGAGACGGTTCTCTGTGAAGCCATCAGGCGCAGCATTTATGCAGAACTGCAAGACTTTGTGCAGCTGACCCTCAGGGAACCTCTCCGGAAGGCAGTTAAAAACAAGAAGGACCTCATCAGAAG CATTATAATGTCCGTGCGTGAATCATCTGCTGATTGGCAGAAAGGCAGTGAATCTCTCGATGATCCAGCCCTCAAAGGGAAGAAAGATCCCGATGGAGGCTTCAAAATTGCCGTTCCTCGCTTGAATGTCGGTCCTTCGTCCACTCAATTGTACATGGTGCGAACAATGCTCGAATCCCTGATTGCCGACAAGTCCGGAGGGAAGCGTACACTGCGCAAGGATATCGATGGAACATGCCTGATGCAGATTGATCAGTTTCACAAGAATTCCTTCTACTGGAGCTACATCATTAATTTCAGTGAGACTCTGCAGAAGTGTTGTGATCTCTCGCAACTCTGGTACAGAGAATTTTATTTGGAGATGACAATGGGCAGAAAAGTCAATCACTGCAAGGTGATGCATCAGCACAATGAAGAGTGCAATGATTTGATCACGATGGAGAAGAGAATTCAATTTCCCATTGAAATGTCAATGCCGTGGATTCTCACGGATCACATTTTGAGGACAAAGGAACCGTCAATGATGGAATTTGTGCTGTATCCATTGGATTTGTACAATGATTCAGCTCACTATGCCCTTACGGTCTTCCGGAAGCAATTTCTCTACGATGAAGTGGAGGCTGAGGTGAATCTCTGCTTCGATCAGTTTGTGTACAAATTGAGCGAACAGATCTTTGCCCATTACAAACAATTGGCCGGAAGTATGAATTTGGATAAGCGTTTCCGGGTGGAATGTGAAGTGTTGGGCTTCAATTTTCAATCATACCCACGGAATAATCGCTATGAGACACTTCTGAAGCAGCGACATGTTCAACTCTTGGGCAGATCCATTGATCTCAATAAACTCATCACGCAGAGAATCAATGCTGATATGCACAAGAGTCTCGAACTGGCCATTAGTCGCTTCGAGGCCACAGATATCACGGGAATTGTGGAATTGGAAGGATTGATTCAGGTCAATCGCATCTGTCACAAATTGCTCAGCAAATACCTTGCCCTGGATGACTTTGAGTCGATGGTGAAGGAGGCCAATCATCTGGTTCAGGCGCCCTATGGACGGGTAACTCTTCATGTTTTTGTAGAGCTCAGCTATGACTTCCTTGCCAATTATTGCTACAATGCAGCAACAAATCGGTTCGTGAGATGTCCTCAGGGCATTGCCCTGGTGCATCCGCTTCAGCGAGAAAAGCCACAGCAAATGTCCCATTACTATCTCTGGGGCTCAAAGCAACTCAATGCAGCCTATTCCACGCAGTACGGACAATATGCAGGCTTTGTTGGGGCTCCGCATTTCCATGCCATGTGTCGATTGCTGGGATACCAGGGCATTGCAGTCGTCATGGATATTATTCTAAAGGACATTGTTAAGCCACTCATTCAGGGGAATTTGCTGCAATTCACCAAAACTCTCATGTCAGCAATGCCAAAG ACTTGCAAATTGCCGAGATTCGACTACGGATCCCCGGGTGTGTTGAGCTACTACCATGCCCATTTGATTGATATTGTTCAGTATCCGGATGCCAAGACGGAACTGTTTCAGTTGTTCCGGGAATTTGGCAACAGCATCATCTTCTGCCTGCTGATCGAACAGGCTCTGTCGCAGGAGGAAGTGTGTGATCTCCTGCACGCTGCTCCGTTTCAGAACATCTTGCCGCGTCCCCATTGCAAGGACGGCGAGAAACCGGAGACGAAACAAAAGCGACTGGAGATTAAGTACGCTTCGCTGCAGATTGTGTCGAATGTGGAGAAGTTCGGAACCGCCAAGCAGGCGATGATTGCCAGGGAGGGAGATTTACTGACGCGGGAGAGGTTGTGCTGTGGCCTGAGTATCTTTGAGGTGATCCTGGGGCGTGTTAAGAGCTACTTGGACGATCCGGTTTGGATGGGTCCGGCTCCTATCAATGGCGTCATGAATATCGATGAATGCTCTGAGTTTCATCGTCTCTGGTCGGCTCTGCAATTTGTCTACTGCATCCCCGTGGCAGATACTGAGTTTACTGTTGA GCAATTATTCGGAGAAGGTCTCAACTGGGCTGGTTGTGTTATGATTGTTCTTCTTGGGCAGCAGAGAAAATTCGAAGCATTGGACTTCTCCTATCATATTCTGCGGGTTCAGCGAGTTGACATGAAGGATGAGACAGTTAAAGGGATT AGCTTGAAGCGTCTTGTTGATCGGATTCGTCGATTCCAAGTTCTGAATTcgcaaatttttgcaattttgaacaAATACTTGAAGAGTGGGGACAACGAGGGATCTACTGTTGAACATGTTCGCTGTTTTCCACCCCCACCTCATCCCTCAATGATGCCCGCTTCCCACTATCACGATCCAAATAAGATAAGACACTAA